Proteins from one Chitinivibrionales bacterium genomic window:
- a CDS encoding polyprenyl synthetase family protein: MIMNEVKEYLGRVVECIDSRMDSLLPSKESYPSSIHSVMRYSIFAGGKRIRPALVMASYEACGGAFGDDSPVIAGAAIEMFHTFSLMHDDLPCMDDDDFRRGKPTAHKAFTEALAVLGGDALCIYAFECLTMLNRIDVIQEIARALGTGGMIGGQVVDIESEGKEVDKEAVEYIHNNKTAALIRTSVKTGALLADAPQAGVEHLTTYGNLIGLAFQVVDDILDEEGTTSQLGKDAGSDRARGKATFPSVCGMEESKRYAKELIDNACNELQFLNDNARILRNIARFIETRLS; the protein is encoded by the coding sequence ATGATAATGAATGAAGTAAAAGAGTACCTTGGAAGGGTCGTCGAATGTATCGATTCCCGGATGGATTCCCTGCTCCCATCAAAGGAGAGTTATCCTTCCTCGATCCATTCGGTCATGCGGTACAGTATATTTGCCGGCGGCAAACGGATTCGACCGGCGCTGGTGATGGCATCCTATGAAGCCTGCGGAGGTGCATTCGGCGATGACAGTCCGGTTATTGCCGGTGCAGCCATTGAAATGTTTCATACCTTCTCGCTTATGCACGATGATCTTCCGTGTATGGATGATGATGATTTCCGCCGGGGAAAACCGACTGCGCATAAAGCCTTTACCGAAGCGCTGGCGGTTCTTGGCGGTGATGCGCTCTGTATTTATGCATTCGAATGCCTGACCATGCTTAACCGGATAGATGTTATCCAGGAAATTGCCCGTGCTCTGGGTACCGGCGGAATGATCGGTGGCCAGGTTGTCGATATTGAATCGGAAGGAAAGGAAGTGGATAAAGAAGCTGTTGAATATATCCACAACAACAAAACTGCCGCACTGATTCGCACGTCGGTAAAAACAGGCGCTCTTCTTGCCGATGCGCCCCAGGCCGGCGTCGAACACCTTACCACCTACGGTAATCTTATCGGCCTTGCATTTCAGGTGGTTGATGACATTCTCGATGAAGAGGGAACGACCTCTCAGCTCGGAAAGGACGCCGGCAGTGACCGGGCACGGGGCAAGGCAACATTTCCATCAGTATGCGGCATGGAAGAATCCAAGAGGTATGCAAAAGAATTGATTGACAATGCCTGCAATGAGTTGCAGTTTCTCAATGATAATGCCCGGATACTCCGGAATATAGCCCGCTTTATTGAAACACGCCTTTCATAA
- a CDS encoding exodeoxyribonuclease VII small subunit, producing the protein MPKSDVTFEKALKNLEGIIEKLESDDLTLDKALEYFEKGISLMRTCESHLKSAEGKLKELLKGEDGEFVEKTLGITADSLISGDYDNE; encoded by the coding sequence ATGCCTAAAAGTGATGTTACATTTGAGAAGGCCCTTAAGAATCTCGAGGGAATAATTGAAAAGCTTGAAAGCGACGATCTTACACTGGACAAAGCTCTGGAGTATTTTGAAAAAGGCATTTCGCTCATGCGCACCTGTGAAAGTCATCTGAAAAGTGCGGAAGGCAAACTGAAAGAGCTTTTAAAGGGCGAAGATGGCGAATTTGTCGAAAAGACACTGGGGATTACGGCTGATTCTCTGATATCCGGAGATTATGATAATGAATGA